A part of Brachybacterium faecium DSM 4810 genomic DNA contains:
- a CDS encoding 2-keto-3-deoxy-phosphogluconate aldolase (PFAM: KDPG and KHG aldolase~TIGRFAM: Entner-Doudoroff aldolase) produces the protein MTTSARPSLPPRTAAARLIVVLRGEHAAQYAPVLEALAGAGIRAVELTLSTPDTLEELPGLLERFGDRLDIGVGTVTDPSGLATAAERGAHFIVTPITRADLLDAAAQAGVPLVSGGLTPSELHAGWAAGAAAVKVFPASQVGPSYVAELRGPFPGIKVLPSGGVDLEAARAWLAAGAEAVSVGGPLVGDAMKGGSLEELAERAAQFVGVTVREAGA, from the coding sequence ATGACCACCAGCGCTCGCCCCTCCCTCCCTCCGCGCACCGCCGCCGCCCGCCTGATCGTCGTGCTCCGCGGCGAGCACGCCGCGCAGTACGCACCCGTGCTCGAGGCCCTCGCAGGCGCCGGGATCCGCGCGGTGGAGCTGACGCTCTCCACGCCGGACACCCTCGAGGAGCTGCCCGGGCTGCTCGAGCGCTTCGGCGATCGGCTGGACATCGGCGTCGGCACCGTCACCGACCCGTCGGGCCTCGCGACCGCCGCCGAGCGCGGCGCGCACTTCATCGTCACCCCCATCACCCGCGCGGACCTGCTCGACGCCGCCGCGCAGGCGGGCGTCCCGCTGGTCTCCGGCGGCCTCACCCCGAGCGAGCTGCATGCGGGGTGGGCCGCGGGCGCCGCGGCGGTCAAGGTCTTCCCCGCCTCGCAGGTGGGGCCCAGCTATGTCGCGGAGCTGCGCGGCCCCTTCCCGGGCATCAAGGTGCTTCCCTCGGGCGGGGTGGATCTCGAGGCGGCCCGCGCCTGGCTCGCGGCCGGCGCGGAGGCGGTCTCCGTGGGCGGTCCGCTGGTCGGGGACGCGATGAAGGGCGGGAGCCTCGAGGAGCTCGCCGAGAGGGCCGCCCAGTTCGTGGGCGTCACCGTCCGCGAGGCCGGGGCGTGA
- a CDS encoding transcriptional regulator (PFAM: MarR family): MLTCFDSLCVLSWRAVTTSPSASAELPQHLALVCSQFSRLAARRSEVGVGAVSWRVVATIERHGALRLSEIAERERVSRPTATAVIKRLEEEGLVRRDVDPSDSRSWLVSTTETGSAQLAAWRAQLAVGVGGLLEPLPAEELATLERAAAILARVVDTHGG, translated from the coding sequence ATGCTCACTTGTTTTGATTCGCTTTGCGTACTATCGTGGCGCGCCGTGACGACCTCTCCTTCCGCGTCGGCCGAGCTGCCGCAGCATCTCGCGCTGGTGTGCAGCCAGTTCTCCCGCCTCGCCGCCCGCCGCTCCGAGGTGGGCGTCGGGGCTGTGTCCTGGCGGGTGGTCGCCACGATCGAGCGGCACGGGGCGCTGCGGCTGAGCGAGATCGCCGAGCGCGAGCGCGTCTCCCGCCCCACCGCGACCGCCGTCATCAAGCGGCTCGAGGAGGAGGGGCTCGTGCGCCGGGACGTCGACCCCTCGGATTCCCGCTCCTGGCTGGTCTCCACCACAGAGACCGGCTCCGCGCAGCTGGCCGCCTGGCGTGCCCAGCTCGCCGTCGGCGTCGGCGGGCTGCTCGAGCCGCTGCCCGCCGAGGAGCTCGCGACGCTCGAACGCGCCGCGGCGATCCTCGCCCGCGTGGTGGACACGCACGGCGGCTGA
- a CDS encoding Mg2+ transporter MgtE (PFAM: CBS domain pair; Divalent cation transporter; MgtE intracellular N domain~TIGRFAM: Mg2+ transporter (mgtE)), with the protein MTPTSATAETVQALLRSAPQSEAQLEQLAREAQTLPIVELVYLVETRPDTEAAILFRVLDKDTALAVFESLPAPHQAELISALRTQQVADIITDLDPDDRASLFDELPASVAERLLHGLDADQRAMTTAVLGYPREAIGRYMSPEVLTLAPGMTAGDALAHVRLHAEEPETIYLLPVVDRSRVLLGVVGLRRLLVTDPDVLVGDLAHEAVHATATDDREQVARRFFAAKLLAMPIVDGEGRLVGVLTVDDAVDIIEQENHEDSARTGGAEPLPRSYLSTPVLQVVRSRIVWLLVLAISAILTVQVLEVFEDRLDEVVVLALFIPLLTGTGGNTGNQAATTVTRALAVGEVRVRDLPRVVWQELRVGMMLGAVLGTLGFVVSGLVYGTAIGTVMGLTLLSICTMAAIVGGLMPLVAKKVGADPAVFSNPFISTFCDATGLIIYFTIATAVLGL; encoded by the coding sequence ATGACCCCGACCAGTGCGACCGCCGAGACCGTCCAGGCACTGCTGCGCAGCGCTCCGCAGAGCGAGGCCCAGCTCGAGCAGCTTGCCCGCGAGGCGCAGACGTTGCCGATCGTCGAACTCGTCTATCTGGTCGAGACGAGACCCGACACCGAGGCCGCGATCCTCTTCCGCGTGCTCGACAAGGACACCGCGCTCGCGGTCTTCGAATCGCTTCCCGCGCCGCACCAGGCCGAGCTGATCTCCGCCCTGCGCACCCAGCAGGTCGCCGACATCATCACCGACCTGGACCCCGACGACCGTGCGTCCCTGTTCGACGAGCTTCCCGCCTCGGTCGCCGAGCGGCTCCTGCACGGCCTCGACGCCGACCAGCGCGCGATGACCACGGCCGTCCTCGGCTACCCGCGCGAGGCGATCGGCCGGTACATGTCGCCCGAGGTGCTCACGCTGGCACCCGGCATGACCGCCGGCGACGCGCTCGCCCACGTGCGCCTCCACGCCGAGGAGCCCGAGACCATCTACCTGCTGCCCGTCGTGGACCGCTCCCGCGTGCTGCTGGGCGTGGTCGGCCTGCGGCGCCTGCTGGTCACCGACCCGGACGTGCTCGTCGGCGACCTCGCCCACGAGGCGGTCCATGCCACCGCGACCGACGATCGCGAGCAGGTCGCCCGCCGCTTCTTCGCCGCCAAGCTCCTGGCCATGCCGATCGTGGACGGCGAGGGCCGGCTCGTCGGCGTGCTCACCGTGGATGACGCGGTCGACATCATCGAGCAGGAGAACCACGAGGACAGCGCCCGCACCGGTGGTGCCGAGCCCCTGCCCCGCTCCTACCTCTCCACCCCGGTGCTGCAGGTGGTGCGCAGCCGCATCGTCTGGCTGCTGGTGCTGGCGATCTCCGCGATCCTCACCGTGCAGGTGCTCGAGGTGTTCGAGGACCGGCTCGACGAGGTGGTCGTCCTCGCCCTGTTCATCCCGCTGCTCACCGGCACCGGCGGCAACACCGGCAACCAGGCCGCGACCACCGTGACCCGCGCGCTCGCCGTGGGGGAGGTGCGGGTGCGGGATCTGCCGCGCGTGGTGTGGCAGGAGCTGCGGGTGGGCATGATGCTCGGCGCCGTGCTCGGCACGCTGGGCTTCGTGGTCTCCGGGCTCGTCTACGGCACCGCGATCGGCACCGTCATGGGACTGACCCTGCTGTCCATCTGCACCATGGCCGCGATCGTGGGCGGGCTGATGCCGCTGGTCGCGAAGAAGGTGGGCGCCGATCCGGCCGTGTTCTCCAACCCGTTCATCTCGACGTTCTGCGACGCCACCGGCCTGATCATCTACTTCACCATCGCCACCGCCGTGCTCGGCCTCTGA
- a CDS encoding predicted permease (PFAM: Predicted Permease Membrane Region; TrkA-C domain~TIGRFAM: YidE/YbjL duplication) → MIDLLEGSPLLTLFLVVATGAVLGAIPFGRVRFGAAGALFTGLALSAAAPHLGAGMDIVQSLGLALFVYTVGISAGAAFFSSLNRQLPLLAASAVSALLGALATLVLGQALGLAKDLSLGLFTGALTAAPALDAANRITGSSAPSVGYAFGYPIGVIVGIVLVSTVVNRAWPGRRDTPAMAGTSLAATTVQVQHPANLRDVPQWSRQQVRFSYLRRDGRVRVIVPGEDLLAGDEVVAVGMPDAVDAVVEELGTRSDRHIAHDRSLVEFTRLTVSNPDLASRSIAELNLSVRFGAVVTRVRRGDLEMVARDDLVLEPGDRIAVVVERSRLDAVHTFLGDSDRKAGELDALSLGLGLVLGVALGLVTIPLPGGGFSLGPAAGPLLVGMMLGALRRTGPVVWALPGSANLTLRQLGLLLFLAGLGLTAGPQVATVLGSPTAWRAALLTVVVAALSCVAMLLAARWVLDLSAARAAGAVAGFLGQPAVLEAANAKRADERIEAAYATLFAFSIVVKIVLVPVLWHL, encoded by the coding sequence GTGATCGACCTCCTCGAGGGCAGCCCGCTGCTCACCCTGTTCCTGGTGGTGGCCACCGGTGCGGTGCTGGGCGCCATCCCCTTCGGCCGCGTCCGCTTCGGCGCCGCCGGGGCGCTGTTCACCGGTCTCGCCCTCTCCGCCGCCGCACCCCATCTGGGCGCGGGCATGGACATCGTGCAGTCCCTCGGCCTCGCCCTGTTCGTGTACACGGTGGGGATCTCCGCCGGGGCGGCGTTCTTCAGCAGCCTGAACCGCCAGCTGCCGCTGCTGGCCGCCTCCGCCGTCTCCGCGCTGCTCGGCGCGCTCGCCACGCTCGTGCTCGGCCAGGCGCTGGGCCTGGCCAAGGATCTCTCCCTGGGCCTGTTCACCGGCGCGCTCACCGCCGCGCCGGCGCTGGATGCCGCCAACCGGATCACCGGCAGCTCGGCCCCGTCGGTGGGCTACGCCTTCGGCTATCCGATCGGTGTGATCGTGGGGATCGTGCTGGTCTCGACCGTGGTGAACCGGGCCTGGCCCGGCCGGCGAGACACCCCGGCGATGGCCGGCACCAGCCTCGCCGCGACCACCGTGCAGGTGCAGCACCCGGCGAACCTGCGGGACGTGCCCCAGTGGAGCCGGCAGCAGGTGCGGTTCTCCTATCTGCGCCGCGACGGGCGGGTGCGCGTGATCGTGCCGGGGGAGGATCTGCTGGCCGGGGACGAGGTGGTGGCCGTGGGCATGCCCGATGCGGTCGATGCCGTGGTCGAGGAGCTCGGCACCCGCAGCGACCGGCACATCGCGCACGACCGCTCGCTGGTCGAGTTCACCCGGCTCACCGTCTCCAACCCCGATCTCGCCTCCCGCTCGATCGCCGAGCTGAACCTCTCGGTGCGCTTCGGCGCGGTGGTGACCCGGGTGCGGCGCGGCGACCTCGAGATGGTGGCCCGCGACGACCTGGTGCTCGAGCCGGGGGATCGGATCGCCGTGGTGGTCGAGCGCTCGCGCCTGGACGCCGTGCACACCTTCCTCGGCGACTCGGACCGCAAGGCCGGCGAGCTCGACGCCCTGTCCCTCGGGCTCGGTCTCGTGCTCGGCGTGGCCCTGGGGCTGGTGACGATCCCGCTGCCGGGCGGCGGCTTCTCGCTGGGGCCGGCGGCGGGCCCGCTGCTGGTGGGCATGATGCTCGGCGCGCTGCGGCGCACCGGCCCGGTGGTGTGGGCGCTGCCCGGCAGCGCGAACCTCACCCTGCGCCAGCTGGGGCTGCTGCTCTTCCTCGCCGGCCTCGGGCTCACGGCCGGCCCGCAGGTCGCGACGGTGCTGGGCTCTCCCACCGCGTGGCGCGCCGCCCTGCTCACGGTGGTGGTGGCCGCGCTCAGCTGTGTCGCGATGCTGCTCGCGGCCCGGTGGGTGCTGGACCTCTCCGCCGCGCGGGCGGCGGGTGCGGTGGCCGGGTTCCTGGGCCAGCCCGCGGTGCTCGAGGCGGCGAATGCGAAGCGGGCCGACGAGCGCATCGAGGCCGCGTACGCGACGCTCTTCGCCTTCTCGATCGTGGTGAAGATCGTGCTGGTCCCGGTGCTCTGGCACCTCTGA
- a CDS encoding sugar kinase, ribokinase (PFAM: pfkB family carbohydrate kinase) produces the protein MVTLGETMALMRSAVVGSLAHLPGLDVAVGGAESNLAIGLRRLGVPTAWISRVGDDPLGERVMREILAEGVEVHCAIDPSRPTGLMLKSRPTATTTRVDYYRAGSAASALSPADLPDGLIEQARVLHLSGITPLLSRSAHTTMLAAVQRAVAAGTTVSLDVNHRARLGGRDELARLLGEVLEYVDLLVGGPEELAALAPGVVEDDHRGLLTTLAREGRQVVLKRGADGAAALADGELHEAPAHRVAVLDTVGAGDAFVAGYLSAQLEGLDVAARLARANACGALACTTPGDWEGAPRPAELEALLAGEAADPVLR, from the coding sequence GTGGTGACCCTCGGGGAGACGATGGCGCTGATGCGCAGCGCCGTCGTCGGCTCGCTCGCACACCTGCCCGGCCTGGACGTCGCCGTCGGCGGTGCGGAGTCGAACCTCGCGATCGGGCTGCGTCGCCTCGGGGTGCCGACGGCCTGGATCAGCCGCGTCGGGGACGACCCGCTGGGCGAGCGGGTGATGCGGGAGATCCTCGCCGAGGGCGTCGAGGTGCACTGCGCGATCGATCCGTCGCGGCCGACGGGCCTCATGCTCAAGTCCCGTCCCACCGCGACCACCACGCGCGTGGACTACTACCGCGCCGGCTCCGCGGCCTCTGCGCTGAGTCCCGCGGACCTGCCCGACGGCCTCATCGAGCAGGCCCGGGTGCTGCACCTCAGCGGCATCACCCCGCTGCTCTCGCGGAGCGCGCACACGACGATGCTCGCCGCGGTGCAGCGGGCTGTCGCGGCCGGCACGACGGTGAGCCTGGACGTGAACCACCGCGCCCGGCTGGGCGGCCGGGACGAGCTCGCGCGGCTCCTGGGCGAGGTGCTCGAGTACGTGGACCTGCTGGTCGGCGGGCCGGAGGAGCTGGCCGCGCTCGCACCGGGAGTCGTCGAGGACGACCATCGAGGGCTGCTCACGACCCTCGCACGCGAGGGCCGACAGGTGGTGCTCAAGCGCGGGGCCGACGGCGCGGCCGCGCTGGCGGACGGCGAGCTGCACGAGGCACCCGCGCACCGCGTGGCCGTGCTGGACACGGTCGGGGCGGGCGATGCCTTCGTGGCCGGCTACCTCAGCGCGCAGCTCGAGGGGCTCGATGTGGCGGCGCGCCTGGCGCGGGCGAACGCGTGCGGGGCGCTGGCCTGCACCACCCCCGGGGATTGGGAGGGCGCACCGCGCCCGGCCGAGCTCGAGGCCCTGCTCGCGGGCGAGGCGGCAGACCCCGTGCTGCGCTGA
- a CDS encoding transcriptional regulator (PFAM: IclR helix-turn-helix domain; Bacterial transcriptional regulator), with product MSTSATSGTPAPTPGSPSPVGSVDKALALLEVLAAAGPEGRSLRDIAAAAGLNKASVHRLLRALLHRGFAEQSPADQRYRLGASALELARSFGGGEELPARFAPALASISQQTEELVHLGQLDGPRVLYLDKVEPERTLRVWSRVGRRAPAARTAMGRALLAADGIRAEALSAFAAATGAAGTGTAGTGAAGAGAVLSPARLSAVVEQAALRGWAEEVEENEAGIACVGVALVRPVGRSVAVSVTGPLERLGQARRAQIGELLRETLARLAPEEFTVAPRE from the coding sequence ATGAGCACCTCCGCCACGAGCGGCACGCCGGCCCCGACGCCCGGCAGCCCCTCCCCCGTCGGCAGCGTCGACAAGGCGCTGGCGCTGCTGGAGGTCCTCGCCGCGGCCGGGCCCGAGGGGCGCAGCCTGCGTGACATCGCCGCGGCCGCGGGCCTCAACAAGGCTTCGGTGCACCGCCTGCTGCGGGCGCTGCTGCACCGCGGCTTCGCCGAGCAGTCCCCGGCCGATCAGCGCTACCGCCTGGGAGCCTCCGCGCTCGAGCTGGCGCGGAGCTTCGGGGGCGGGGAGGAGCTGCCGGCCCGGTTCGCGCCGGCGCTGGCGAGCATCTCCCAGCAGACCGAGGAGCTGGTGCATCTGGGGCAGCTGGACGGCCCGCGCGTGCTCTACCTCGACAAGGTCGAGCCGGAGCGGACGCTCCGGGTGTGGTCGCGGGTGGGTCGACGGGCGCCGGCCGCCCGCACCGCGATGGGGCGCGCGCTGCTCGCGGCTGACGGGATCCGCGCCGAGGCCCTGAGCGCCTTCGCGGCGGCCACCGGGGCGGCGGGGACCGGCACGGCCGGGACCGGGGCCGCCGGTGCCGGGGCGGTCCTCTCACCGGCGCGGCTGTCCGCGGTGGTGGAGCAGGCTGCGCTGCGAGGCTGGGCCGAGGAGGTCGAGGAGAACGAGGCCGGGATCGCCTGCGTGGGCGTCGCGCTCGTGCGGCCCGTCGGCCGTTCCGTCGCCGTGAGCGTCACCGGCCCGCTCGAGCGGCTCGGGCAGGCGCGGCGCGCCCAGATCGGCGAGCTGCTGCGGGAGACGCTGGCTCGGCTCGCGCCGGAGGAGTTCACGGTCGCACCGCGGGAGTGA
- a CDS encoding transcriptional regulator (PFAM: Periplasmic binding proteins and sugar binding domain of the LacI family), with the protein MATIGITIPETVWSARSERFYTQVLHGLEDTAISRGHTVLSQVTGSRAEELETMRRWAEHGSVDVVILKDLLEEDDLPGQVRALGLPFVVIADERQHEVSAVTVDNLGTMRRLLEALYSRGHRAIGHVGGPAHLLHSRWRCEAHRQFAEERDLPVLCAEGDYTTDSGATATQALLDGPQRPSVIVYDNDAMAIAGAGRVLTTGLRVPQDLSIVAWDDSAACQTHTPPLAVLEHRPHQLGIDLARTALALLEEPGTPVRLAHEVPRLLPRGTLTDRPAPA; encoded by the coding sequence ATGGCGACGATCGGGATCACCATCCCCGAGACGGTGTGGTCCGCACGCTCCGAGCGGTTCTACACCCAGGTGCTGCACGGCCTGGAGGACACCGCCATCTCCCGGGGGCACACCGTGCTCAGCCAGGTCACCGGCAGCCGTGCCGAGGAGCTCGAGACGATGCGGCGCTGGGCGGAGCACGGCAGCGTCGACGTGGTGATCCTCAAGGACCTGCTCGAGGAGGACGACCTGCCCGGGCAGGTGCGTGCTCTCGGCCTGCCCTTCGTGGTGATCGCCGACGAGCGGCAGCACGAGGTCTCCGCCGTCACCGTCGACAACCTGGGCACGATGCGCCGCCTGCTCGAGGCGCTGTACTCGCGCGGGCATCGCGCGATCGGCCATGTGGGAGGGCCCGCGCATCTGCTGCACAGCCGCTGGCGCTGCGAGGCGCACCGGCAGTTCGCCGAGGAGCGGGACCTGCCGGTGCTGTGCGCCGAGGGTGACTACACCACCGACAGCGGCGCCACGGCCACCCAGGCCCTGCTGGACGGCCCGCAGCGCCCCTCCGTGATCGTCTATGACAACGACGCGATGGCCATCGCCGGGGCCGGCCGGGTCCTCACCACCGGTCTGCGGGTGCCACAGGACCTCTCGATCGTGGCCTGGGACGATTCCGCAGCCTGCCAGACCCACACCCCGCCGCTCGCGGTGCTCGAACATCGCCCCCACCAGCTGGGCATCGATCTCGCCCGCACGGCGCTGGCGCTGCTGGAGGAGCCCGGCACCCCGGTGCGGCTCGCCCACGAGGTGCCGCGGCTGCTGCCGCGCGGCACCCTGACGGACCGCCCGGCGCCCGCCTGA
- a CDS encoding arabinose efflux permease family protein (PFAM: Major Facilitator Superfamily), whose amino-acid sequence MTAPVRDATAPTTPASTAPTLREAFHQPKSVWAIAFAATVSFMGIGLVDPILPAISSQLDATPSQAMLLFTSYLFITAIAMFFTSWFASRIGVKRTLLVGLILVVVFAALCSFSGSVTEIIGLRAGWGLGNALFISTALAAIVGATAGPSGGAIMLYETALGIGMALGPLLGGLLGSVSWRAPFAGTAVLMAIGFIAIMVLLKHEDRPAPVSPVAALKALSNPALRTLALTAVLYNFGFFTLLAYSPFPLEAAAAARGGEFGAMGIGGVFFGWGVALAITSVFVAPILTRRIGLVPTLLGTLGALAVLMLVLSLFHTSMTGLVVLIVIGGLLLGIMNTALTETVMEATDLPRSVASASYSGVRFLGGAVAPAVAGPLAAATTAGAPYLLATGTLVLAMLMLVLGRKHLASVGQHHLSDVEEAAAITAGDEV is encoded by the coding sequence ATGACCGCACCGGTCCGCGACGCCACGGCGCCGACCACCCCCGCCTCCACCGCCCCGACCCTGCGCGAGGCGTTCCACCAGCCGAAATCCGTGTGGGCGATCGCCTTCGCGGCGACCGTCTCCTTCATGGGCATCGGCCTGGTGGACCCGATCCTGCCCGCGATCAGCTCCCAGCTGGATGCGACGCCCTCGCAGGCGATGCTGCTGTTCACCAGCTATCTGTTCATCACCGCGATCGCCATGTTCTTCACCAGCTGGTTCGCCTCGCGGATCGGGGTGAAGCGCACGCTGCTGGTGGGCCTGATCCTGGTGGTCGTCTTCGCCGCGCTCTGCTCCTTCTCCGGCAGCGTCACCGAGATCATCGGGCTGCGCGCCGGCTGGGGCCTGGGCAACGCGCTGTTCATCTCGACGGCCCTGGCCGCGATCGTCGGCGCGACCGCCGGCCCCAGCGGCGGCGCGATCATGCTCTACGAGACCGCGCTCGGCATCGGCATGGCGCTCGGCCCGCTGCTCGGCGGCCTGCTGGGCAGCGTCTCCTGGCGTGCCCCGTTCGCCGGGACCGCGGTGCTCATGGCCATCGGGTTCATCGCGATCATGGTGCTGCTGAAGCACGAGGACCGGCCCGCCCCCGTCTCTCCGGTCGCGGCGCTCAAGGCGCTCTCGAACCCTGCGCTGCGCACGCTCGCGCTGACGGCGGTGCTCTACAACTTCGGCTTCTTCACCCTGCTGGCCTACTCGCCCTTCCCGCTCGAGGCGGCCGCTGCGGCCCGCGGCGGCGAGTTCGGCGCGATGGGCATCGGCGGCGTGTTCTTCGGCTGGGGTGTGGCGCTCGCGATCACCTCGGTGTTCGTCGCCCCGATCCTCACCCGCAGGATCGGCCTGGTCCCGACGCTGCTCGGCACCCTCGGCGCCCTCGCGGTGCTGATGCTGGTGCTGAGCCTCTTCCACACCTCGATGACCGGTCTGGTGGTGCTGATCGTCATCGGCGGCCTGCTGCTGGGCATCATGAACACCGCGCTCACCGAGACGGTCATGGAGGCCACCGACCTGCCGCGCAGCGTGGCCAGCGCCTCCTACTCGGGCGTGCGCTTCCTGGGCGGCGCGGTCGCCCCGGCCGTGGCCGGTCCGCTCGCCGCCGCGACCACCGCCGGCGCCCCGTACCTGCTCGCGACCGGCACGCTCGTGCTGGCGATGCTCATGCTCGTCCTGGGGCGCAAGCACCTCGCCTCCGTCGGGCAGCACCATCTGTCCGACGTCGAGGAGGCCGCGGCGATCACCGCCGGGGACGAGGTCTGA
- a CDS encoding D-mannonate dehydratase (PFAM: Mandelate racemase / muconate lactonizing enzyme, C-terminal domain; Mandelate racemase / muconate lactonizing enzyme, N-terminal domain), protein MAIDRIDVNVTSPGRNFVTVQVTTSDGLTGLGDATLNGRELAVASYLRDHVAPTLIGRDESQIESTWQYLYRSPYWRRGPVTMSAISAIDMALWDIAAKKAGEPLYKLLGGASRTGLLSYAHASGTTLERLNDAIRGYLEQGFQAVRIQAGVPGLEEIYGVHDASPGGKYEYEPAGRPASGGPLRPTEETWDTRAYLRHLPTVFAGVREEFGPEPRLLHDGHHRMSPIEAARLAKDIEPYDPFWLEDCTPGEDQAVLRLVRQHSVTPLAIGEVFNSVHDYQTLITERLIDYVRSSATHAGGITGLRQIMSFAAVYGIRSGFHGPTDVSPVGMAANLHLGLAIHNFGIQEYMPHSETTLSVFRTSYRFEGGLLHPGETPGLGVELDLEAAAAHEYQPAYLPVNRLRDGTVHDW, encoded by the coding sequence ATGGCCATCGACCGCATCGACGTGAACGTCACCAGCCCCGGCCGGAACTTCGTGACGGTCCAGGTCACCACCTCGGACGGCCTCACCGGGCTCGGGGACGCCACCCTGAACGGCCGGGAGCTCGCGGTCGCCTCCTATTTGCGCGACCACGTCGCCCCCACGCTGATCGGCCGCGACGAGTCCCAGATCGAGTCGACCTGGCAGTACCTCTACCGCAGTCCGTACTGGCGCCGCGGCCCGGTGACGATGAGCGCGATCTCCGCGATCGACATGGCGCTGTGGGACATCGCCGCGAAGAAGGCGGGTGAGCCGCTGTACAAGCTGCTCGGCGGCGCCTCCCGCACCGGTCTGCTCAGCTACGCCCACGCCTCCGGCACCACCCTCGAGCGGCTCAACGATGCGATCCGCGGCTACCTCGAGCAGGGCTTCCAGGCGGTGCGCATCCAGGCCGGGGTGCCGGGGCTCGAAGAGATCTACGGCGTGCACGATGCCTCCCCGGGCGGGAAGTACGAGTACGAACCGGCCGGCCGGCCTGCGTCGGGCGGCCCGCTGCGGCCCACGGAGGAGACCTGGGACACCCGCGCCTACCTGCGGCACCTGCCCACGGTGTTCGCGGGGGTGCGCGAGGAGTTCGGGCCCGAGCCGCGCCTGCTGCACGACGGCCACCACCGCATGAGCCCGATCGAGGCGGCCCGGCTCGCGAAGGACATCGAGCCCTACGACCCGTTCTGGCTCGAGGACTGCACCCCCGGCGAGGACCAGGCCGTGCTGCGCCTGGTGCGCCAGCACTCGGTGACCCCGCTGGCCATCGGCGAGGTGTTCAACTCGGTGCACGACTACCAGACGCTCATCACCGAGCGGCTCATCGATTACGTGCGCTCCTCGGCCACCCATGCCGGCGGCATCACCGGCCTGCGGCAGATCATGAGCTTCGCCGCCGTGTACGGGATCCGCTCCGGCTTCCACGGCCCCACGGACGTCTCCCCGGTGGGCATGGCCGCGAACCTGCACCTGGGCCTGGCGATCCACAACTTCGGGATCCAGGAGTACATGCCCCACTCGGAGACGACGCTGAGCGTGTTCCGCACCAGCTACCGCTTCGAGGGCGGCCTGCTCCACCCCGGGGAGACCCCGGGCCTCGGCGTCGAGCTGGACCTCGAGGCGGCCGCTGCGCACGAGTACCAGCCCGCCTACCTGCCGGTGAACCGCCTGCGCGACGGGACCGTGCACGACTGGTGA